The Blastocatellia bacterium sequence GGGTTGACCGCAGCCGAGGTCAGCCAGCAGCTGGGCGCCCATCCTACGAACGTCAAGAAATGGCTGCGCCGCTTCAATGAGGCGGGGCTTGAGGGCATCGCCGTCAAAAAGCGTGGGCCACAGGGCGGTCCGCGTCCGCGTTTCACTTCATCACAGACTGAAGAGATCGTCCGTCTCGCCGCACGCCCGCCGACAACCCTCGGTTACCCCTTCAAATCCTGGACGCCGCAGAAACTGGCGACTGCGGCAATGGAGCGTGGCATCGTCGAAGGCATCAGTCATGTGACGGTGCGGCAGTTGTTGAAGCGGCACGAGCCGCCCGCGGGCTACGAGAAATCGGCTGCGGGGTTGCCGCCCGCCGCCGAGGCGCAGAGACTGCACGGCAGGTGGGATTCGCAGGCGGCACGCGGCGAGCGCGAGCTGGGTGAGTACCACTATGAGGCGGCGGTCGCGTCCTTTGAAGCGGCGCTCTCAGGCGAGCCCATGGCGACTGAGGAGGAAGCCCGCGTCCGTTCGCTACTGAGCAAGGCGCTCGAAGAGTTGAGCAAGTATGATGAAGCTTACACGGTCATCGAGCGCTACGAGGATCAACGGCTGACGTCGAGCCTGCCGCTGAGGCTGCGCGGGCGCTTGCGCTTGCGGCTCGGCTGGGTGCATAGCTTTCTTGGCAACTATCCGAAGGCGATTGCGGCGCTCAATGAGGCCAAGCGGCTATTCATCGAGATCGGCGACGACCTCGGCGTCAGCGAGGCGCATTACGCATTGGGCCGAACCTACATTGAGATCAATGAGTTTCGCATTGCCCGCGACCACCTGGTGACGGCAGCGAGTAATCAAAAAACGGCGCTCGACCGCGAGCTGCTGGCGCAGATTTACCGGCGCTTGGGGACAGTCGATTTTAGCGAGGGCGCCTTCTCCAGCTCGAAGCAGCACTACCTGAAAGCCCTTGAGCTTGCCGAGGGGTCGCCGAACACCAACCTGATCGGCGGCATCCTCATGGACATCGGCACGACACTGTTCGAAGGGTATCCCGGCGAAAAGCAAGAAGCGATTAATTACCTTCAAAGGGGCATCGCTTATCTTGAGAAGGGCGGCCACAAAGACTACCTGGCCCTGGCTTGTAATAACCTGGGCGACATTCTGAAGGATAGCGGCCAGTGGGAAGAAGCCCTGCGGGTGCTGACCAAGGCGCTCTTTGTCGCAGAGCAATTCGCCAAGCCGAGCCACCAGGCGATGGCGCGAATCACCATGGCCGACATTCTCTGCGCCCAGGGGAGGTATGTCGAAGCCGAAGGGCACCTGCACAAGAGCCTGGACATTGTCGGCGGCAGCAGCGACAAGTGGCTTGAAAGCGGCATCCTGCGAACCCTCGCGGCGGTGCACCGCGGCGCCGGTCGCTATGAAGCGGCGCTCAAGACTTTGCGGCAAACCCTACAGCTTTCGACTTCGGTGGGTGACCTCTATGGGCTGACCCGCGCGATGGTCGGGCTCGCCGAGTTTTATATTTCTCAGGGGGGCCTGGAACAGGCCAGGGAATATCTGGAGCTGGCCCAGGGCCGCCTGAAAGAAGAGATGTACCTGCCGGTTTCGGGGTTGATTCAACGGCTCAACGGCCAGTTGGAATCGGCGCACGGGCGGCTCGCAGAGGCCAGGCAGCATATCGCCCAGAGCATTTCGATCTTCACGACCACCGAGCTGCCTTTCGATCTGGCGCGGAGCAATTACGAGATGGGCCTGCTGCTAAAGAAGGCCCGCGACTTGAAAGGGGCGACGGCGAATCTGAAGCAGGCGCGCGCCATCTTCGAGAAGCTCGGCGCCGAGCCCGACCTGGAGTTGACGGACAAGGCGCTGGCGACGCTCTCGCAGGGTGAAGACGGGGCGCAGGCGATTCGCGTCAATCCGCAGAATGATGTCTTGCTGATGCAGCGGCTGATTGAAGCCTCCGCGTCACGCGAACTGCTGGTGCAAGAGCTGGCCGCGGTGATCTTTGAAAACTTCTCGGTCGAGCGCGTCGTCATCTGCCGCCTGGACGAGTCAGGGCAGTTAGAGCCGCTGGCGACGCAGGGCATCACGCGTGGCGAAGCCGACCGCCTTTGCGAGTTGTTGGAGTTTGCCAACGGCGAGAGCATTACGCGGAAGGCGGGCGGGTTCCTCTTCAAGATTTGCGAAAACAGCCGCATGCCCATTGCCGTCTATGTCGGCGTTGGCGAAGCCTTTGACGCTTCGCGCCTGCAACCGCTGTTGAAACAGGC is a genomic window containing:
- a CDS encoding sigma 54-interacting transcriptional regulator, with amino-acid sequence MFQPLYVRSLSADEIEMLQARRQSASREEAMRAQAILLSSEGLTAAEVSQQLGAHPTNVKKWLRRFNEAGLEGIAVKKRGPQGGPRPRFTSSQTEEIVRLAARPPTTLGYPFKSWTPQKLATAAMERGIVEGISHVTVRQLLKRHEPPAGYEKSAAGLPPAAEAQRLHGRWDSQAARGERELGEYHYEAAVASFEAALSGEPMATEEEARVRSLLSKALEELSKYDEAYTVIERYEDQRLTSSLPLRLRGRLRLRLGWVHSFLGNYPKAIAALNEAKRLFIEIGDDLGVSEAHYALGRTYIEINEFRIARDHLVTAASNQKTALDRELLAQIYRRLGTVDFSEGAFSSSKQHYLKALELAEGSPNTNLIGGILMDIGTTLFEGYPGEKQEAINYLQRGIAYLEKGGHKDYLALACNNLGDILKDSGQWEEALRVLTKALFVAEQFAKPSHQAMARITMADILCAQGRYVEAEGHLHKSLDIVGGSSDKWLESGILRTLAAVHRGAGRYEAALKTLRQTLQLSTSVGDLYGLTRAMVGLAEFYISQGGLEQAREYLELAQGRLKEEMYLPVSGLIQRLNGQLESAHGRLAEARQHIAQSISIFTTTELPFDLARSNYEMGLLLKKARDLKGATANLKQARAIFEKLGAEPDLELTDKALATLSQGEDGAQAIRVNPQNDVLLMQRLIEASASRELLVQELAAVIFENFSVERVVICRLDESGQLEPLATQGITRGEADRLCELLEFANGESITRKAGGFLFKICENSRMPIAVYVGVGEAFDASRLQPLLKQAELGLETCSLRAAARGAITRDSEQRVQTIMPGFIVASAPMFDVIDKIYKIRTSDVTVLITGESGTGKELVARHIHGQSARARAIFLPFNCTATPKEIIDSQLFGHRRGSFTGATANYPGIIKAAEGGTLFLDEIGDLSLEVQPKLMRFLQEGEIQPLGETKPLRVDVRIIAATNADLERDVEDGRFREDLFHRLNIIRIHVPPLRDRREEVPVLAAHFLDHFSTRSGKQGVIFMQEAIDALIAYDWPGNVRQLRNEIERVVAYAYDSARISLEDLSPEVVHPRRPMENRRMLSGFERGHQPHPHDAHASNGNGHRPKPPAANGGGKLKDATAALERQLIEEALLRNKSNLSRTAIDLGLSRRGLRLKMAQLGIQREERV